From the genome of Clostridium sp. BNL1100, one region includes:
- the whiA gene encoding DNA-binding protein WhiA has protein sequence MSFSTIVKDELCRIELHEECCMKSEILGVILTGNLFSHEKVLRNTKVVTENAAFARRIYSIFRRIYGICPEVAIRRSSKLKKHVSYSLTLVPNQMINRILYDFGISAFSGDEYIPTASTLEKVCCRKSFLRAAFLSGGSISDPEKTYHLEIATHNIMSAEIIKDLLDDYDINTKIIKRKGSFVAYIKEGEQIVDFLNIIGAHTALMELENVRILKDMRNSVNRIVNCETANLEKTVNASIRQIENIKYIQSTIGIDMLPENLAEIADVRLQFSDASLKELGEMLHPKLGKSGVNHRLRKLDEIADEIRKNNER, from the coding sequence GTGTCTTTTTCGACTATAGTAAAAGATGAGCTTTGCAGGATTGAGCTACATGAGGAATGTTGCATGAAATCCGAAATTTTAGGGGTTATCCTTACAGGTAACCTCTTTTCCCATGAAAAAGTATTAAGAAATACAAAAGTGGTCACTGAAAATGCCGCTTTTGCCAGAAGAATATATTCAATATTCCGGAGAATATACGGCATTTGCCCGGAGGTTGCTATCAGAAGAAGCAGCAAACTCAAAAAGCATGTATCGTATTCTCTTACGCTGGTACCGAACCAGATGATAAACAGAATACTGTATGACTTTGGAATAAGCGCTTTCTCTGGAGACGAATATATTCCAACTGCAAGTACACTTGAAAAGGTGTGCTGCAGAAAAAGCTTTTTGAGGGCGGCTTTTCTTTCGGGAGGTTCAATAAGCGATCCTGAAAAGACATATCATCTGGAAATAGCAACTCACAATATTATGTCTGCCGAAATTATAAAAGACTTGCTGGATGATTATGATATAAATACAAAGATAATCAAACGCAAAGGCAGCTTTGTGGCTTATATAAAAGAAGGAGAGCAGATAGTGGATTTCCTGAATATTATTGGTGCACACACAGCGCTTATGGAACTGGAAAACGTAAGAATACTAAAAGATATGAGGAACAGTGTAAATAGGATAGTAAACTGCGAAACGGCGAATCTTGAGAAAACGGTAAATGCTTCTATTAGACAAATAGAAAATATAAAGTATATTCAATCCACAATAGGAATAGACATGCTCCCCGAAAACCTTGCAGAGATAGCCGACGTAAGGCTTCAATTCAGTGATGCAAGCCTTAAAGAGCTTGGAGAAATGCTTCACCCGAAACTTGGAAAGTCAGGAGTAAACCACAGATTAAGAAAGCTGGATGAAATTGCTGATGAGATTAGAAAAAATAACGAAAGGTAA
- a CDS encoding amylo-alpha-1,6-glucosidase, which translates to MDFGKSCWYSYQQGCQREWLITNGIGGYSSLSLICSNNRRYHGLLVSASVPPTKRQLFLSNILEDMSFEDGITVSLSSFQTGTGYINNGYTHLQRVEYNYLPEFIYSYKDIFVKKKVSMKQGDNTVIVQYEVRNGNKEAVFKLTPLVNNRDHHYTSKSSHLKFSIKHEANVIRVSGDGESEIRFLVDGGEFKSYNDCFFYDMFYEVERERGLDYTEDHFIPGCFSIKVKPWETKTVSFIASTENYDLENINASRVIQSEEERLKELLDRAGVQNELCRRLVLAADSFIVYRKSTKSKTVIAGYPWFTDWGRDTMIAFSGLTLATGRYGDAKDILLTFSKYVNHGLIPNMFPDDGEEPAYNSVDAALWYFEAVNSYLSYTEDYNFIQKNIYACLKDICSGFVNGTIYDIKMTDDALVTAGSENTQLTWMDAKVGDWVVTPRHGKAVEINALWYNALMIMSGLAERFGDIDIYSAIASKTKESFQKEFWNEKDQCLYDVINSEGKDSDIRPNQILAIGLSYPVIEGQKAEKILNKVWEELYTPYGLRSLSSTNSGYKGVYCGTQLERDGAYHQGTVWTWLLGRFIKAYIHIKGGTEQARRNALEFINPFSDHVKNGGLGSISEIFDGDNPHYPRGCFAQAWSVSEILRAAVEDIGIDQLGQRINY; encoded by the coding sequence ATGGACTTTGGAAAAAGCTGCTGGTACAGCTACCAGCAAGGCTGTCAAAGAGAATGGTTAATCACAAATGGCATCGGAGGTTATTCATCACTGTCCCTGATATGTTCAAATAATAGAAGATACCACGGCTTACTGGTTTCTGCATCAGTACCTCCAACTAAAAGGCAGCTTTTTCTTTCCAATATTCTCGAAGACATGAGCTTTGAAGATGGAATTACTGTATCTCTTAGCTCCTTTCAAACAGGTACCGGATATATAAATAACGGCTATACACATCTTCAAAGGGTTGAATATAATTATCTTCCGGAATTCATTTATTCTTATAAAGATATTTTTGTAAAAAAGAAAGTATCAATGAAGCAGGGAGATAATACCGTGATTGTACAGTATGAGGTACGAAACGGCAATAAGGAAGCGGTTTTTAAGCTGACCCCCCTTGTAAACAACAGAGACCATCATTATACCAGTAAAAGCAGTCATTTAAAATTCAGCATAAAACATGAAGCAAATGTAATCCGTGTATCAGGAGACGGAGAATCGGAAATCAGGTTTCTGGTTGATGGCGGAGAATTTAAAAGCTACAATGACTGCTTTTTTTATGACATGTTTTATGAGGTTGAGAGGGAACGGGGATTGGACTATACTGAAGACCATTTTATACCGGGCTGTTTCAGCATAAAAGTTAAACCTTGGGAAACAAAAACAGTTTCATTTATTGCATCAACTGAAAACTATGACCTTGAAAATATAAATGCATCACGAGTTATACAATCTGAAGAAGAAAGATTAAAAGAGCTTCTGGACAGGGCCGGTGTTCAGAACGAGCTATGCAGAAGGCTGGTACTTGCTGCGGATAGCTTCATTGTATACAGAAAATCAACAAAATCAAAGACGGTTATAGCAGGGTATCCATGGTTTACAGACTGGGGCCGCGATACTATGATTGCCTTCAGCGGCCTTACCTTGGCAACGGGCAGATATGGAGATGCAAAGGATATATTGTTGACATTCTCAAAGTATGTTAATCATGGGCTTATACCCAATATGTTTCCGGATGACGGGGAAGAACCGGCCTATAACAGTGTAGATGCTGCCTTGTGGTATTTTGAGGCTGTTAATAGTTATCTTTCTTACACAGAGGACTATAATTTTATTCAGAAGAATATATACGCTTGTCTCAAGGATATATGTAGTGGATTTGTAAATGGTACCATCTATGACATTAAAATGACGGATGATGCCCTTGTAACGGCAGGTAGTGAAAATACACAGCTAACATGGATGGACGCCAAGGTAGGAGACTGGGTAGTAACGCCTCGTCATGGGAAAGCCGTAGAAATAAATGCGTTATGGTATAACGCTTTAATGATTATGTCCGGTCTTGCTGAAAGATTTGGTGATATTGATATCTATTCGGCTATAGCCTCCAAAACGAAGGAGTCCTTTCAAAAGGAATTCTGGAATGAAAAGGATCAATGCTTGTATGATGTAATTAATTCTGAAGGGAAAGATTCAGATATCAGGCCAAACCAGATTCTGGCCATAGGACTTTCCTATCCGGTTATTGAAGGACAAAAGGCTGAAAAAATACTGAATAAGGTGTGGGAAGAGCTATATACGCCTTATGGGCTTAGGTCATTATCCAGTACTAACAGTGGATACAAGGGCGTTTATTGCGGAACCCAACTTGAAAGAGACGGTGCGTACCATCAGGGAACAGTCTGGACATGGCTTCTGGGAAGGTTTATAAAGGCATATATTCACATAAAGGGTGGAACAGAGCAGGCACGACGAAATGCTCTGGAATTTATAAACCCGTTTTCAGATCATGTTAAAAACGGTGGATTGGGCAGTATTTCAGAAATATTTGACGGGGACAATCCACACTATCCCAGAGGATGCTTTGCACAGGCATGGAGTGTTTCCGAGATACTGAGGGCTGCTGTTGAAGACATAGGTATTGACCAGCTTGGTCAAAGAATAAATTATTAG
- a CDS encoding YvcK family protein — protein sequence MSRFSWMKPGARIKRWIALLSAGIALICFSILFTIYNYDKGVPYIIEMATLAFLGLAGVFAAFRLLVKNFAGKLMNGQDISSLLHEKKISVKGPKIVAIGGGTGLSTMLRGLKKYSSNLTALVTVADDGGGSGVLREDLGMLPPGDIRNCILALANTEPIMQKLLQYRFQDGMLKGQSFGNLFLAAMDGISDSFEEAVKKMSDVLAVTGTVLPITLEDVRLCAETDNGNTILGEFNIGHRSESDKSRINRVFLNQTKVKPLNEAIEAILEADIVVLGPGSLYTSIIPNLLVDGVCDALGKTRAVIVYVCNVMTQPGETQGYKLSDHIKAIEKHSHRGLIDYCIVNTSTIPEEMAERYSKDGAELVKVDFDVVKKMGIEIITGDFKSINNGYVRHDSNKLAKNIMELVTELVLANDGDRILDYYYAKDRINKIGG from the coding sequence ATGAGTCGGTTCAGTTGGATGAAGCCTGGTGCCAGAATCAAAAGGTGGATAGCATTACTTTCAGCAGGTATAGCCTTAATATGTTTCAGTATCTTATTTACCATATATAATTACGATAAGGGAGTCCCATACATTATTGAAATGGCTACTTTAGCGTTTTTGGGTCTTGCAGGTGTTTTTGCAGCTTTCAGACTTCTTGTGAAAAATTTTGCAGGTAAGTTAATGAACGGACAGGATATAAGTAGCCTTCTCCATGAAAAAAAAATTTCGGTCAAGGGGCCTAAAATAGTGGCAATAGGAGGCGGTACAGGCCTTTCAACAATGTTGAGAGGACTAAAAAAGTACTCGTCAAATCTTACAGCATTGGTTACCGTAGCGGATGATGGAGGCGGTTCAGGGGTATTGCGGGAAGATCTTGGTATGTTGCCTCCGGGTGATATCCGAAACTGTATTCTTGCATTGGCAAATACGGAGCCTATAATGCAAAAACTGCTTCAATACAGATTTCAGGATGGAATGTTAAAAGGACAGAGCTTCGGAAACCTGTTTCTGGCTGCAATGGATGGTATTTCAGACAGCTTTGAAGAGGCTGTAAAAAAAATGAGTGATGTTCTGGCAGTAACAGGAACAGTATTGCCTATTACCCTTGAAGATGTCAGGTTATGTGCCGAAACAGACAATGGAAACACAATCCTTGGCGAATTTAACATAGGCCACAGAAGTGAAAGTGATAAATCCAGAATAAACCGAGTTTTCCTGAATCAGACAAAGGTTAAGCCTTTGAATGAAGCAATTGAAGCCATTTTGGAAGCGGATATTGTTGTATTGGGCCCCGGAAGCCTTTATACAAGCATAATACCGAATCTTCTGGTTGACGGGGTATGTGATGCATTGGGCAAAACAAGGGCTGTTATAGTATACGTGTGTAATGTAATGACACAGCCGGGTGAAACTCAAGGCTACAAATTGAGTGATCATATAAAGGCAATAGAAAAACACTCTCACAGGGGTTTAATTGATTACTGTATTGTAAATACGTCAACAATTCCTGAAGAAATGGCGGAAAGATACAGCAAAGACGGAGCTGAGCTTGTCAAGGTTGACTTTGACGTAGTCAAGAAGATGGGGATTGAGATAATTACCGGAGATTTTAAGAGTATTAATAATGGCTATGTAAGGCATGATTCAAACAAGCTGGCAAAAAATATTATGGAACTGGTAACCGAGCTTGTTCTGGCAAACGACGGAGACAGAATACTTGACTATTATTATGCAAAAGATAGAATCAATAAAATCGGAGGCTGA
- the rapZ gene encoding RNase adapter RapZ yields the protein MRFVIVTGMSGAGKSLVTKYLEDIGFFCVDNLPPALIPKFAEISAQSEGKMEKIALVIDIRGGELLHDLFPALAEVKESGFSYEILFLEADDDVLVKRYKESRRQHPLSPEGRLIKGIREERKALQTIKSNANYIIDTSTLVTRQLKQEINGIFLEGKTFKGIIINVVSFGFKYGIPTDCDLVFDVRFIPNPYYIAPMKKQTGKDQMVKEFVLTASETKEFISKLDDMLDFLIPNYIKEGKSQLDIGIGCTGGRHRSVAIADEIYRRLEEKMHRVVIEHRDIEKDGKGVGK from the coding sequence ATGAGATTTGTAATAGTAACGGGAATGTCAGGTGCGGGCAAAAGCCTTGTTACCAAATATTTAGAGGATATAGGATTTTTCTGCGTCGATAACCTTCCTCCAGCACTGATTCCCAAATTTGCCGAAATCAGTGCCCAGAGCGAGGGCAAGATGGAAAAAATTGCTCTGGTTATAGATATTAGAGGCGGTGAACTTTTACACGACCTTTTCCCTGCTTTAGCAGAGGTCAAGGAATCGGGTTTCAGCTATGAAATACTTTTCCTTGAAGCAGATGACGATGTTCTTGTAAAAAGATATAAGGAAAGCAGAAGACAGCATCCCTTATCACCGGAAGGCCGCCTTATTAAGGGAATCAGGGAAGAAAGAAAAGCACTTCAGACCATAAAATCAAATGCAAACTATATAATAGATACATCGACTCTAGTAACCAGACAACTCAAACAGGAGATAAACGGTATATTTTTAGAAGGCAAAACTTTTAAAGGGATAATAATCAATGTGGTATCCTTTGGATTTAAATATGGGATTCCAACAGATTGCGACCTTGTTTTTGATGTCAGGTTTATACCTAACCCTTATTATATAGCTCCTATGAAGAAACAGACAGGAAAGGATCAGATGGTTAAGGAATTCGTACTAACTGCTTCGGAAACAAAGGAGTTTATATCAAAGCTGGACGATATGCTGGATTTCCTGATTCCAAACTATATAAAAGAGGGAAAATCCCAGTTGGACATCGGAATAGGTTGTACAGGCGGAAGACACAGGTCGGTTGCAATAGCGGATGAAATATATAGAAGACTGGAAGAAAAAATGCATAGGGTGGTTATTGAACACAGAGATATAGAGAAAGACGGTAAAGGGGTTGGAAAATGA
- the murB gene encoding UDP-N-acetylmuramate dehydrogenase, which yields MLEKEECVILQNEEFVQKLVSVTGKDGVSVNEPMSNHTSFKIGGPADIMTYPKNSTQLVNIVRECMKSNVPFMVMGNGTNLLVSDQGIRGVVIKIYDNMAAFKVDNDTIELEAGILVSKASKLALEYSLTGLEFAEGIPGTVGGAVTMNAGAYIGEMCMVVHQTEYMDREGNIRTIIGDEHCFSYRNSIIQKSKGIVLKTRLKLQKGDSLKIKEKMDEFNFKRRDKQPLEWPSAGSVFKRPQGYFVGKLIDDSELRGFGIGGAQISDKHSGFIINRGGATCSDVLALIKHIQSTVDEKFGVQLEPELRIIGDFN from the coding sequence ATGCTAGAGAAGGAGGAATGCGTTATATTACAGAATGAGGAGTTTGTTCAGAAGCTAGTTTCTGTTACCGGAAAGGACGGAGTGTCAGTTAATGAACCTATGTCTAATCATACCTCCTTTAAAATAGGCGGGCCTGCTGATATAATGACTTATCCCAAAAACAGCACTCAGCTAGTAAACATTGTAAGAGAGTGCATGAAATCCAATGTCCCATTTATGGTTATGGGAAACGGTACTAATCTGCTGGTGTCAGACCAGGGAATCAGGGGCGTTGTAATTAAAATATATGACAATATGGCAGCCTTCAAGGTTGACAATGATACAATCGAGCTTGAAGCAGGAATACTTGTTTCAAAGGCATCTAAACTGGCACTTGAATATTCACTTACAGGGCTGGAATTTGCTGAAGGAATCCCAGGTACTGTGGGCGGGGCCGTAACTATGAATGCAGGAGCCTATATAGGTGAAATGTGTATGGTTGTTCACCAGACCGAATACATGGATCGAGAGGGGAATATCAGGACGATAATCGGGGATGAACATTGTTTTTCCTATAGAAACAGTATCATACAGAAATCAAAGGGGATAGTTCTCAAAACAAGATTAAAGCTTCAGAAGGGTGACAGCTTAAAAATAAAGGAAAAAATGGATGAGTTCAATTTTAAGCGAAGGGATAAGCAGCCTTTGGAATGGCCCAGTGCAGGGAGTGTCTTCAAAAGACCCCAGGGATATTTTGTGGGTAAGCTTATTGACGATAGTGAACTTAGAGGTTTTGGGATTGGAGGGGCACAAATATCAGATAAACACAGCGGCTTCATTATAAATCGGGGAGGCGCTACATGTAGTGATGTTTTAGCCTTGATAAAGCACATACAGAGTACGGTTGATGAGAAATTTGGAGTTCAGTTAGAGCCTGAACTAAGGATTATAGGAGACTTTAACTAA